The Clostridium bornimense genome includes a region encoding these proteins:
- a CDS encoding carbohydrate binding domain-containing protein, producing the protein MKKRVLSIFVTTAMVFSLFSTDIQVKAAEKTNISIENSKNNSNKICLDHGSFGATDLTKEEEKRIEENYEKTTTENLNDLGRERLAEESPNSSLFKSNDFDTTTLPQSVDNSEEMWFPEIGNQDRIGSCTSFASTYYQMTYTVNKTENRNGKDSANVCSPKWTYNLINGGDDNGSWISSNFAAIKSVGVASMKDFPYIGSKSDPRNYRQWCTDEATWKDAQKYTIDEMGYVPLSNHISGPDDEDLQPLKTKLANGEILTFSTYWYSWNFSYIDDIEDDSSDDDHVGELIGIYCDNTYSGGHALTIVGYDDNIWVDINGNNKVDQGEKGALKIANSWGSNWGNDGFVWVAYDMLNRYTEVPNNPLSDNNRHQLTKDINGAYWITTKPFSEKSNLFAKVKLNTAKRSDIQATIKAKNKETGTEYTYTPYPLNRVGGSYSFDGTTSASDCTFVFDLSKLIDGVTEEDLYKNDWSIDIQDCSNNNNPVIVEDFKILDDFSGKIYNSNITSSIKLDGSGTTLKVEFNKTSAPTNLYATKVDNSNIKLQWTAPKSDNTSIYEVYCNDSLLGTTNELSYIDKYSNDGSIKKYEVIAVDNNGNKSNKSSKTTIGGKSVTIYYNKYINPNIHYSIENNQWTTVPGVAMNPSNTLNGYSEFTIDLGDEISVEACFNDGSGNWDNNNSKNYIFNSGSYILNDGKITSFTVPLKINEFKTVNYYNPSEDKSWGYIYDSVGFSVNTSGGYGKYKYRFGYNILGTYYMIQDYSENSSPYFYPTRVFPYTMIVDVMDEEGNVTTSNYIYNSFDHLTMEDLSVEGEKVAHKPLTITATTSGGSYGENWGRKYTVYTILGNTKTILSDNSSDRTKHEFNWTPTTAGDYIIGVEITDTLTGEHVTKETNITVNSATYEPLEIKDFKTVSFYDFSKDQPWGYTNGKVSFYVNATGGYGSYKYRFGYNNRGIYHLIQDYSEDTSLYFEPNEVFPYTMVVDVMDEDGNVATSYCTYNVYDRMKIDDFTVQGSNKVNSPVSLTANISGGGYTASDKHYSFYVIHNNTKTFIAENSSENNTSWIPTKSGIYTLGVEVTDTATNSTVTSETQYTVESDNIAVIYYKNSSNWTNVYFHYKKGNGEWTTAPGELMKDSTTKPGYKEITIELDDSSELIGCFTDGYGNWDSKYSENYSFGKGSYICENWEVTKID; encoded by the coding sequence ATGAAAAAAAGAGTATTATCAATTTTTGTAACAACTGCAATGGTTTTTTCACTTTTTTCTACAGATATTCAAGTAAAAGCTGCTGAAAAAACTAACATTTCTATTGAAAATTCTAAAAACAATTCAAACAAAATCTGCTTAGATCATGGAAGCTTTGGTGCTACTGATCTCACAAAAGAAGAAGAAAAACGTATTGAAGAAAATTATGAAAAAACTACTACTGAAAATTTAAACGATTTAGGTCGTGAAAGATTAGCTGAAGAATCACCGAATTCTTCACTTTTTAAATCAAATGATTTTGATACTACAACATTACCGCAATCAGTAGATAACAGTGAGGAAATGTGGTTCCCTGAAATAGGTAATCAAGATCGTATTGGATCATGCACTAGTTTTGCTAGTACATATTATCAAATGACTTATACTGTAAACAAAACTGAAAATAGAAATGGAAAAGATTCCGCTAATGTCTGTTCTCCAAAATGGACATATAATCTTATTAATGGCGGAGACGATAACGGAAGCTGGATTTCAAGTAACTTTGCAGCAATCAAAAGTGTTGGAGTCGCTTCTATGAAAGACTTTCCATATATAGGTTCAAAGTCTGATCCACGTAATTATCGCCAATGGTGTACTGATGAAGCAACTTGGAAAGATGCTCAAAAATATACAATTGATGAAATGGGATATGTACCATTATCTAATCATATTAGTGGTCCCGATGATGAAGATTTACAACCTTTAAAAACTAAATTAGCAAATGGAGAGATTTTAACTTTTTCAACCTACTGGTACTCATGGAATTTTTCTTATATAGATGATATTGAAGATGATAGCTCAGATGATGACCATGTCGGTGAACTAATTGGAATCTATTGTGACAATACCTATTCTGGTGGACATGCCCTAACTATAGTAGGTTACGATGATAACATTTGGGTAGATATTAATGGTAATAATAAAGTTGATCAAGGTGAAAAAGGTGCCCTTAAAATTGCAAACTCTTGGGGATCTAATTGGGGAAATGATGGTTTTGTTTGGGTAGCTTATGATATGCTAAACAGATATACTGAAGTTCCAAATAACCCATTATCAGATAATAATCGTCACCAACTAACAAAAGATATAAATGGTGCATATTGGATAACAACAAAACCTTTTTCTGAAAAATCCAATTTATTTGCAAAAGTTAAATTAAATACAGCAAAAAGAAGTGATATCCAAGCTACAATAAAAGCAAAAAATAAAGAAACTGGTACTGAATATACATATACACCATATCCATTAAATCGTGTCGGTGGATCTTATTCTTTTGATGGAACTACTTCAGCTAGCGATTGTACTTTTGTTTTTGACTTATCAAAGTTAATAGATGGAGTAACAGAAGAAGATTTATATAAAAATGACTGGTCTATTGATATTCAAGACTGTTCCAATAACAATAATCCCGTTATAGTAGAAGACTTTAAAATTCTAGATGACTTTTCAGGTAAAATCTACAATTCTAATATTACTTCTTCTATAAAATTAGATGGCAGTGGAACCACACTAAAAGTTGAATTCAACAAAACTTCTGCACCAACAAACTTATATGCTACAAAAGTAGATAATTCAAATATTAAATTACAATGGACAGCACCTAAAAGTGATAACACTTCAATATATGAAGTTTATTGTAATGATTCTTTATTAGGAACAACTAACGAATTATCATATATCGATAAATATAGCAATGATGGTTCTATAAAAAAATATGAAGTAATAGCTGTCGACAATAATGGCAATAAATCAAATAAGTCATCCAAAACAACAATTGGTGGAAAATCAGTAACTATTTATTATAATAAATACATAAATCCTAATATTCATTATTCCATAGAAAATAACCAATGGACTACTGTTCCAGGAGTAGCAATGAATCCTTCAAACACGTTAAATGGATATAGTGAATTTACTATAGACTTAGGTGATGAAATCTCTGTAGAAGCATGTTTTAATGATGGTAGTGGAAATTGGGATAATAATAACTCAAAAAATTATATATTTAATAGTGGTTCTTATATTTTAAATGATGGTAAAATAACATCATTTACAGTTCCTTTAAAGATAAATGAATTTAAAACTGTTAATTACTATAATCCATCGGAAGACAAGTCATGGGGATACATTTATGATTCTGTAGGTTTTTCTGTTAATACATCTGGCGGATATGGTAAGTATAAATATAGATTTGGATACAATATTCTTGGTACATATTATATGATTCAAGATTACTCTGAAAACTCTTCACCATATTTCTACCCCACTAGGGTATTTCCTTATACAATGATTGTTGATGTAATGGATGAAGAAGGAAATGTTACTACAAGTAACTATATCTACAACTCATTTGATCATCTAACTATGGAAGATCTATCAGTTGAAGGAGAAAAAGTAGCTCATAAACCTCTCACTATTACTGCTACTACATCTGGTGGAAGTTATGGTGAAAATTGGGGACGTAAATATACCGTATACACTATTTTAGGTAACACAAAAACTATACTATCAGATAATTCTTCAGATAGGACAAAGCACGAATTTAACTGGACTCCAACTACTGCTGGTGATTATATAATAGGGGTAGAAATAACTGATACTCTAACCGGGGAACATGTAACTAAAGAAACTAATATTACTGTGAATAGCGCAACATATGAACCATTAGAAATAAAAGACTTTAAAACAGTTTCTTTTTATGATTTTTCTAAAGATCAACCTTGGGGCTATACTAATGGTAAAGTTAGTTTTTATGTAAATGCTACTGGCGGTTATGGTTCATATAAATATAGATTCGGATACAATAACAGAGGTATTTATCACTTGATTCAAGACTATTCAGAAGATACTTCTTTATATTTTGAACCAAATGAAGTATTTCCTTATACAATGGTTGTAGATGTAATGGATGAAGACGGTAATGTTGCTACAAGTTACTGTACATATAATGTATATGATAGAATGAAAATAGATGATTTTACAGTACAAGGATCTAATAAAGTTAATAGTCCTGTTTCACTTACAGCAAATATTAGTGGTGGCGGATATACTGCTAGCGATAAACACTACTCATTCTACGTAATCCATAACAATACTAAAACTTTCATTGCTGAAAATTCTTCAGAGAACAATACATCATGGATACCTACTAAATCTGGTATCTATACATTAGGTGTTGAAGTAACCGATACTGCAACAAATTCTACTGTAACTAGCGAAACTCAATATACTGTAGAAAGTGATAATATAGCTGTAATATATTATAAAAATTCTTCAAATTGGACCAATGTATACTTCCATTATAAAAAAGGAAATGGTGAGTGGACTACTGCTCCAGGAGAGTTAATGAAGGATTCTACTACTAAGCCAGGTTATAAAGAAATCACTATAGAACTAGATGATAGCTCAGAATTAATAGGTTGCTTTACTGATGGTTATGGTAACTGGGATAGTAAGTATAGCGAAAACTACTCCTTTGGAAAAGGATCATATATATGCGAAAACTGGGAAGTTACCAAAATTGATTAA
- a CDS encoding CD3324 family protein: MSYKKAEDILPIEVIELIQKYIDGQCIYIPKKDENKLSWGSNTSTKETLKIRNKNIYKDYLAGMKIKAIAEKYFLSMKSIERIVLQEKRAVLERN; this comes from the coding sequence ATGAGCTATAAAAAAGCAGAAGATATTTTACCAATAGAGGTAATAGAATTGATTCAAAAATATATTGATGGACAGTGTATTTATATACCTAAAAAGGATGAGAATAAATTATCATGGGGAAGTAATACCTCTACAAAGGAAACGTTAAAGATAAGAAATAAAAATATTTATAAAGATTATTTAGCAGGGATGAAAATAAAAGCAATAGCTGAAAAATATTTCTTATCAATGAAAAGCATAGAAAGAATAGTGTTACAAGAAAAAAGAGCTGTATTAGAAAGGAATTAA
- a CDS encoding MarR family winged helix-turn-helix transcriptional regulator produces the protein MKDPNWVNMIKNMQEIRFFSRNLILRNKKEYEIPAQHLDLLSQLAISKRKMTPMELSDYMGLDKAIISRVIEKLNKSGYLVKEKDEIDKRRYYVSITDAGKKKIEDIYKYYLSPIYQLYRNLGDKDFENLMKYIEKANTYYHKDKETKE, from the coding sequence TTGAAAGATCCTAATTGGGTTAATATGATAAAGAATATGCAAGAAATAAGATTTTTTAGCAGAAATCTAATTCTTCGTAATAAAAAAGAATATGAAATACCTGCTCAACACCTTGACTTACTATCTCAACTTGCAATAAGTAAAAGGAAAATGACGCCAATGGAATTAAGTGATTATATGGGTCTAGATAAAGCTATTATTAGTAGAGTAATTGAGAAATTAAATAAAAGTGGCTATTTAGTAAAAGAAAAAGATGAGATTGATAAGAGAAGATATTACGTTTCTATAACTGATGCAGGAAAGAAAAAAATTGAAGATATATATAAGTATTATTTAAGTCCTATATATCAATTATATAGAAATCTGGGAGATAAAGATTTTGAAAATCTTATGAAATATATTGAAAAAGCTAATACATATTATCATAAAGATAAAGAAACAAAAGAGTAA
- a CDS encoding FUSC family protein yields the protein MSFYQMMQLGPAVLKPKIKESEDSKEKRKYIAALILKSVLCLIFCISFVSIFSAIFGEDNSIVGVVSVILLLTFRFSNLDFNVKETVFAILGIYAIYAICPYLASISNPYLALMINFISILILIIISCHNIQLSNQSTIVLSYLLLYGYKVNSKEVYINRIFALILGGLIVASIFYFKQRKKKFENRFLDILKDIDIRDPRTRWQIKISIIISTGILIGELLHLERTMWIGFACMSIMQPQKDKVIGRMIERPIFSILGCVVFTVIYFAIPKESVAVIGMLGGIMVGFSATYRWQVVFNTFGALSAAVTIFGLSNAILLRIIANILGALYIWFITNGYGLIKNIFEKFLVIDPNDTL from the coding sequence ATGTCATTTTATCAAATGATGCAATTAGGTCCGGCAGTTTTAAAGCCAAAGATAAAAGAAAGCGAAGATAGTAAAGAAAAAAGAAAATATATTGCTGCACTTATATTAAAATCTGTTTTATGTTTGATATTTTGCATTAGTTTTGTATCTATCTTTTCGGCAATTTTTGGAGAAGATAATAGTATAGTTGGTGTGGTATCTGTTATATTATTATTAACATTTAGATTTTCTAATTTAGATTTTAATGTAAAAGAAACTGTTTTTGCTATTTTGGGAATATATGCGATTTATGCTATCTGTCCATATTTAGCATCTATAAGCAATCCGTATTTGGCGTTAATGATTAACTTTATTTCAATTCTGATTTTGATTATTATATCTTGTCATAATATTCAATTATCAAATCAATCTACTATAGTATTATCATATTTATTACTATATGGATATAAAGTTAATAGTAAAGAGGTCTATATAAATCGTATTTTTGCCTTAATTTTAGGAGGTCTAATTGTAGCTTCTATATTCTATTTTAAACAGAGAAAAAAGAAATTTGAAAATAGGTTTTTAGATATTTTAAAAGATATAGATATAAGAGATCCTAGAACAAGATGGCAAATAAAAATTAGTATAATAATTTCCACAGGTATTTTAATTGGTGAATTACTTCATTTAGAAAGAACGATGTGGATAGGTTTTGCTTGTATGTCCATTATGCAACCACAAAAAGATAAAGTTATAGGTAGAATGATAGAGAGACCAATTTTTTCAATATTAGGATGTGTAGTATTTACTGTTATTTACTTTGCTATTCCAAAGGAGTCTGTTGCTGTCATTGGAATGTTAGGTGGTATTATGGTTGGATTTTCAGCAACATATAGATGGCAAGTGGTGTTTAATACATTTGGAGCGCTATCTGCTGCAGTAACTATATTTGGTTTGAGTAATGCAATATTATTACGTATTATTGCTAATATTTTGGGGGCTCTTTATATTTGGTTTATTACAAATGGATATGGATTAATTAAAAACATATTTGAGAAATTCTTAGTTATTGATCCAAATGACACTTTATAA
- a CDS encoding DUF1062 domain-containing protein, producing the protein MSCFNRYRWELVPNNLPVVKRSCPKCKCKTSFINTEKFRVNANKNNIDVWLIYQCEKCKSTWNMAIYERVNPREIDKEEYKSFLSNDKDLVKMYSFDIGIYRKNKAEVILENISYKVNKYIIEEGFINADSIITITTKFPLEIRMDKFLSDNLNLSRSKVKFMIDNGYINSNSSNKLMKVKIVNSIELYVKNL; encoded by the coding sequence ATGAGCTGTTTTAATAGATATAGATGGGAGCTGGTACCGAATAATTTGCCAGTAGTAAAAAGAAGTTGTCCTAAATGTAAATGTAAGACTTCATTTATAAATACAGAAAAGTTTAGAGTAAATGCAAATAAGAATAATATTGATGTATGGCTTATATACCAATGTGAGAAATGTAAGTCTACATGGAATATGGCTATTTATGAAAGAGTAAATCCTAGAGAAATAGATAAGGAAGAGTATAAAAGTTTTCTTTCTAATGATAAAGACCTAGTTAAAATGTATAGTTTTGATATAGGGATATATAGAAAAAATAAAGCTGAAGTAATATTAGAGAATATTTCATATAAGGTTAATAAATATATTATAGAAGAAGGTTTTATTAATGCAGATTCAATAATAACTATTACTACTAAATTTCCATTAGAAATAAGGATGGACAAGTTTCTTAGTGATAATTTGAATTTATCTAGAAGTAAGGTTAAATTTATGATAGATAATGGATATATAAATAGCAACAGTAGTAATAAGCTAATGAAGGTTAAAATAGTCAATTCTATTGAGTTGTATGTGAAGAATTTATAG